A single region of the Candidatus Gracilibacteria bacterium genome encodes:
- the rsmA gene encoding 16S rRNA (adenine(1518)-N(6)/adenine(1519)-N(6))-dimethyltransferase RsmA produces MTSPHSAKKYLGQHFLNNTSTLQKIVEASGVKKDDTVIEIGPGHGVLTHALGKKGVNLTSIELDRDLIQGLTAQFASKKNVKIIEGDALDFTPPKTPYHIVANIPYYITSPLINHFLREQPANQRPQSITLLVQKEVAEKICAKPGDLSVLAIQVQLFGTPKIIATIPASHFAPPPKVDSAILHIKINEPPLAEKDIRRFFILVHAGFAHKRKKLIRNLETVLPKEKLQTLFKEMGLSENARAEELNLLEWVEFLA; encoded by the coding sequence ATGACCTCTCCTCATAGTGCGAAAAAATATCTGGGCCAGCATTTTCTCAACAATACTTCAACGCTTCAAAAAATCGTCGAGGCCTCAGGCGTTAAAAAAGATGACACGGTGATTGAAATTGGCCCGGGACACGGCGTACTCACCCATGCCTTGGGAAAAAAGGGAGTAAATTTAACTTCCATCGAACTCGACCGCGACCTCATCCAGGGACTCACGGCTCAATTTGCATCAAAGAAAAACGTAAAAATCATTGAAGGCGATGCCCTCGATTTTACTCCACCAAAAACGCCATACCATATCGTAGCCAACATCCCTTATTACATCACATCGCCGTTGATCAATCACTTTTTACGCGAACAACCCGCAAATCAACGCCCCCAAAGCATCACATTGCTCGTGCAAAAAGAAGTCGCTGAAAAAATTTGTGCCAAACCTGGGGATCTCAGTGTTCTTGCCATTCAAGTCCAACTGTTTGGCACGCCAAAAATAATCGCGACCATTCCCGCAAGTCATTTTGCTCCACCCCCAAAAGTCGATTCCGCCATCCTGCATATTAAAATAAATGAACCGCCCTTGGCTGAAAAAGACATCCGCCGTTTTTTCATCCTTGTGCACGCCGGGTTTGCCCACAAGCGCAAAAAATTGATCCGAAATCTCGAAACCGTGCTACCAAAAGAAAAACTCCAAACGTTATTTAAAGAAATGGGCTTGAGTGAAAATGCGCGCGCCGAAGAACTAAATTTACTTGAATGGGTAGAATTTTTGGCTTAA
- a CDS encoding cation-translocating P-type ATPase, which yields MPNSSSPSGLTSKDAQARLLQYGPNILKKHHKKPLIVLFLEEFKDLMVIILIFAAIIAGIGGEPIDASVILFIVVLNAMIGFIQKFKAEKALEALQKMLSPSARVLRDGKVIQINASQVVPGDILILNEGDNIVADAQLLEENELEVNESALTGESTPAIKNVIAINEKNPAYQAHETQIFMGTSVTHGTAHAVVLSTGMNTEFGKIAHLTQDTKKDKSPLQKELLKIGIFVGKITLVISSILFLTGWILQGKAFTSSLLFATSVAVAAVPEGLPATITIALAIGVQRLAKKRAIVKKLSSVETLGSTTTICSDKTGTLTKNEMTVVEVYLLGEKITVKGTGYSPVGEWSNIEHLSKIEPLCRTAVLCNNATLTRTKNTWQIIGDPTEGSLLTAAAKASFTMEKMNQFYKRLYEFPFDSNRKMMTTLDQEKKTHEVTVHLKGAPDEVLKICTHVYEKGKVVLLTPQKRKEIESMNTLMAGRALRVLAFAERPLKATELPKIKKGCDKKSIEKGMVFIGLMGMIDPPRPEVYEAVRLAHEAGIRIIVITGDYGETAYAIAKELKILTRKKIKIITGDELKNISESSLTKLFKQKDYDFVFARVSPEHKLKIVHALKKNGEIVAMTGDGVNDAPALKRADIGVAMGITGTDVSKEAADMILTDDSFNTIVTAIEEGRTVYNNLKKFVFYIFSGNIGELITIFTAIILNIPAPLTAILILAINLGTDVLPAIALGVEPPESGLMQQAPRSQKEHIIKKEFLIRFFYVGIWIGVIVISMYFWILHRYGWHWGEPLDTENLIYLKASTSSFALLVFIQMANAWNARSTHHSIFKMGMLTNRWLLGAVLISILTVIAFVQISFFQKFLHTTGLSLEEWGLIALAAFTIIVVEEIRKLFSRISI from the coding sequence ATGCCAAATTCAAGCTCCCCTTCCGGCCTCACCTCCAAAGACGCGCAAGCCCGACTTTTGCAATACGGCCCCAACATTCTAAAAAAACATCATAAAAAGCCGCTCATCGTTTTGTTTTTAGAGGAATTCAAAGACCTTATGGTGATTATTTTAATCTTTGCGGCAATCATCGCCGGCATCGGAGGTGAACCCATAGACGCAAGTGTGATCTTATTTATTGTGGTGCTCAATGCCATGATTGGATTTATTCAAAAATTCAAAGCGGAAAAAGCACTCGAAGCTCTACAAAAAATGCTTTCCCCCAGCGCCCGCGTCCTGCGTGACGGAAAAGTCATCCAAATCAACGCTTCACAAGTCGTACCCGGTGATATTCTTATTTTAAATGAAGGCGACAACATTGTGGCCGACGCCCAACTTCTCGAAGAAAATGAACTCGAAGTCAATGAATCCGCGCTCACCGGAGAATCCACTCCCGCAATCAAAAATGTCATTGCCATAAATGAAAAAAATCCGGCGTATCAAGCCCATGAAACACAAATTTTCATGGGAACCTCGGTCACTCACGGCACCGCACACGCCGTAGTTCTAAGCACCGGCATGAACACCGAATTCGGCAAAATCGCGCATCTCACCCAAGACACTAAAAAAGATAAAAGTCCGCTACAAAAAGAACTGCTTAAAATTGGAATTTTTGTTGGAAAAATCACACTGGTTATTTCTTCGATCCTATTTTTGACCGGATGGATTTTACAAGGAAAAGCATTCACTTCTTCTCTGTTATTTGCAACCTCCGTGGCTGTCGCCGCCGTACCCGAAGGTCTCCCGGCCACCATCACCATCGCTCTCGCCATCGGCGTCCAACGCCTTGCCAAAAAACGCGCAATTGTCAAAAAACTCTCCTCCGTGGAAACGCTAGGCTCCACGACCACCATCTGCTCTGACAAAACCGGAACCCTAACCAAAAACGAAATGACGGTGGTTGAAGTCTATCTCTTGGGCGAAAAAATAACCGTAAAAGGCACCGGCTATTCTCCCGTCGGGGAATGGAGCAATATCGAACACTTAAGTAAAATCGAGCCCCTTTGTCGCACCGCAGTCTTATGCAACAACGCCACCCTTACTCGCACAAAAAACACATGGCAAATCATCGGAGATCCCACCGAAGGGTCACTGCTCACCGCCGCAGCCAAAGCCTCATTCACGATGGAAAAAATGAATCAATTTTACAAACGACTGTATGAATTCCCTTTTGACTCCAATCGAAAAATGATGACCACTCTCGATCAAGAGAAAAAAACACACGAAGTGACGGTGCATCTCAAGGGCGCCCCCGATGAAGTGTTGAAAATTTGCACACACGTTTATGAAAAAGGGAAAGTGGTTCTTCTCACTCCTCAAAAACGAAAAGAAATTGAGTCTATGAATACACTCATGGCCGGCCGTGCACTCCGTGTCCTCGCGTTTGCCGAACGTCCGCTCAAAGCTACGGAATTACCAAAAATCAAAAAAGGCTGCGACAAAAAATCAATTGAAAAAGGCATGGTTTTCATCGGGCTCATGGGCATGATCGATCCGCCAAGGCCCGAAGTCTATGAAGCGGTAAGGCTGGCACATGAAGCCGGAATTCGCATCATTGTGATCACCGGAGACTACGGTGAAACCGCGTACGCCATTGCCAAAGAATTAAAAATTCTGACACGAAAAAAAATTAAAATAATTACCGGAGACGAACTCAAAAACATTTCCGAATCTTCATTGACAAAACTTTTCAAACAAAAAGACTATGACTTTGTTTTTGCAAGAGTAAGCCCGGAGCACAAACTTAAGATCGTTCACGCACTCAAAAAAAACGGCGAAATCGTGGCCATGACCGGTGATGGAGTCAACGACGCTCCGGCGTTAAAACGAGCCGACATTGGCGTGGCCATGGGCATCACGGGCACCGATGTTTCCAAAGAAGCCGCAGACATGATTCTCACAGACGACAGCTTTAACACGATCGTCACCGCCATAGAAGAAGGCCGAACCGTTTACAACAATCTCAAAAAATTCGTATTTTATATTTTTTCCGGAAACATTGGGGAATTGATCACCATATTCACCGCCATTATTCTCAATATTCCGGCTCCGCTCACCGCAATCTTAATTCTTGCGATAAACCTTGGAACCGATGTACTCCCCGCAATCGCCCTCGGAGTAGAGCCACCCGAATCCGGACTCATGCAACAAGCCCCAAGATCTCAAAAAGAACACATCATCAAAAAAGAATTCTTAATTCGTTTTTTCTACGTTGGAATATGGATTGGAGTCATTGTAATCAGCATGTATTTCTGGATCCTCCATCGCTACGGATGGCATTGGGGAGAACCGCTCGATACGGAAAATTTAATTTATTTAAAAGCTTCCACTTCTTCTTTTGCCCTTCTCGTATTCATCCAAATGGCCAATGCATGGAACGCCCGTAGTACGCATCATTCTATTTTCAAAATGGGGATGCTTACAAATCGATGGCTTTTAGGGGCGGTGTTGATTTCAATTTTAACCGTGATCGCCTTTGTACAAATATCATTTTTTCAAAAATTCCTGCACACCACCGGCCTTTCGCTGGAAGAATGGGGCCTCATCGCTCTCGCCGCTTTTACAATTATTGTCGTGGAAGAAATAAGAAAATTATTCTCTCGCATTTCAATTTAA
- the trmD gene encoding tRNA (guanosine(37)-N1)-methyltransferase TrmD gives MRFDILTLFPSFFTQNPYFEFGVLGEALKKGAFELNAHDIRAYSKEKHKKVDDTPYGGGAGMVMTCQPLFDSINAVKKLQKKALKKSGPVIFLTPHGKPWTQIRAEQYVKKYDGLILLSGRYEGIDQRVRDTLVDEEICIGPYVVTGGELPAMMMIDSMVRLLPGILGNSDSPEEESFSKRLDRKKEYPHYTKPADYKGLAVPDVLRSGNHAEIEKWRRGKLK, from the coding sequence ATGCGCTTCGACATTCTCACCCTTTTTCCATCCTTTTTCACCCAAAATCCCTATTTTGAATTTGGGGTCTTGGGCGAAGCCCTCAAAAAAGGAGCCTTTGAGCTGAACGCACACGACATTCGCGCGTACTCCAAGGAAAAGCACAAAAAAGTCGACGACACGCCCTATGGCGGAGGCGCAGGCATGGTCATGACCTGCCAACCGCTGTTCGATTCCATCAACGCGGTCAAAAAACTTCAAAAAAAAGCATTAAAAAAATCCGGGCCCGTCATTTTTCTCACCCCGCACGGCAAACCATGGACCCAAATCCGCGCGGAACAATACGTTAAAAAATACGACGGCCTCATCTTGCTCTCCGGTCGCTACGAAGGCATTGACCAACGCGTGCGCGACACGCTCGTGGACGAAGAAATCTGCATCGGCCCTTATGTCGTCACCGGCGGCGAACTCCCAGCCATGATGATGATCGATTCCATGGTCCGCCTTTTGCCCGGCATCCTAGGCAATTCCGATTCTCCGGAAGAAGAATCGTTCAGCAAACGCCTGGATCGCAAAAAAGAATACCCGCACTACACAAAACCCGCAGACTACAAAGGCCTCGCAGTCCCGGACGTGCTTCGCTCCGGCAATCATGCTGAGATTGAAAAGTGGAGAAGGGGAAAATTAAAGTAA
- the rpsI gene encoding 30S ribosomal protein S9, whose protein sequence is MTFSGHYYSALGKRKCAVARVNLYEKGQGRIVINGEPYKKYLTIKETYEIVQFPLKLTDHLKDVDVSALVEGGGSHAQAEAIRHGISRALISLDMLLRPTLKKAGLLTRDSRIKERKKYGLKRARRAPQFSKR, encoded by the coding sequence ATGACTTTTTCCGGTCATTATTATTCCGCGCTCGGCAAACGAAAATGTGCCGTGGCCCGCGTGAATCTTTATGAAAAAGGGCAAGGACGAATTGTGATCAACGGAGAACCCTATAAAAAATACCTCACCATCAAAGAAACGTACGAAATCGTACAATTTCCACTCAAACTCACCGACCATTTAAAAGATGTCGATGTTTCGGCCTTGGTGGAAGGCGGAGGCTCTCATGCCCAAGCTGAAGCCATTCGTCATGGCATTTCTCGTGCTTTGATTTCTCTCGACATGTTGCTTCGCCCCACATTGAAAAAAGCCGGACTCCTCACGCGCGACTCTCGTATCAAAGAACGCAAGAAATACGGTCTCAAACGTGCTCGCCGAGCTCCGCAATTCAGCAAACGCTAA
- the rplM gene encoding 50S ribosomal protein L13 — protein sequence MKKLTHAAKITDFKREWFLVDAENVVVGKLATQVAKILRGKEKTTFSPHVDCGDYVVVINAEKVALTRNKMETKIYRKHTGWWGHLQEVQAKTVVERQPTRLVRDSIYGMLPKNKLRDHFMKKLFIYAGPEHKHTGQNPKPIKIS from the coding sequence ATGAAAAAATTAACCCATGCGGCCAAAATCACTGATTTCAAACGAGAATGGTTTCTCGTGGATGCGGAAAACGTCGTGGTTGGAAAACTAGCGACTCAAGTGGCCAAAATTCTCCGCGGAAAAGAAAAAACCACCTTCAGTCCTCATGTGGACTGCGGGGATTATGTGGTGGTGATCAATGCGGAAAAAGTCGCACTCACTCGCAACAAAATGGAAACCAAAATTTATCGAAAACACACCGGATGGTGGGGACATCTTCAAGAAGTCCAAGCCAAAACCGTGGTGGAACGCCAGCCCACCCGCCTTGTACGCGATTCAATCTACGGCATGTTGCCCAAGAACAAACTGCGCGATCATTTCATGAAAAAACTCTTTATTTATGCCGGTCCGGAACACAAACACACCGGACAAAATCCAAAACCTATTAAAATTTCTTAA
- the rplQ gene encoding 50S ribosomal protein L17, producing the protein MRHRTKKLKIGGREPDHRNALVKNLITSLILHEKIKTTEAKAKAIAPRVERLITKAKSVASGAKLEREIIREFKASLFDENASRKLLEELTKRYSDRTSGFTRITHFKNRPGDAAPVVYIELV; encoded by the coding sequence ATGCGGCATCGAACCAAAAAATTAAAAATCGGCGGACGTGAACCGGATCATCGCAACGCGCTGGTAAAAAACCTGATCACTTCTCTGATTTTGCACGAAAAAATAAAAACCACCGAAGCCAAGGCCAAAGCCATTGCCCCTCGAGTGGAACGCCTAATCACCAAAGCCAAATCCGTGGCTTCGGGCGCCAAACTCGAACGCGAAATCATTCGCGAATTCAAGGCCTCACTCTTTGACGAGAATGCTTCTCGCAAACTTCTCGAAGAATTGACAAAACGTTATTCCGATCGCACTTCCGGTTTCACCCGCATCACCCACTTTAAAAATCGTCCCGGTGACGCGGCCCCGGTTGTTTATATTGAACTTGTTTAA
- a CDS encoding DNA-directed RNA polymerase subunit alpha: MHIIQEEIGLPKFDFKRLGDNHVLFTFAPLPPGYGMTLGNALRRVLISSLPGAAITAVRIKGISHEYSTLKGVKDSILDIILNLKNVQLRKESRGATTVKLKKTGPGDILAKHFEFPSDIEVLNPDQYITSLDSKTTTLEMEITVEKGVGYRPVQLEKSDVPGLMQVDANFSPLKHIRYDVEYTRVGQMTNLDKLMMEVQTNGALTPEEALKFAANILKSYYNLFDITDKDVEPEFVSDYKKIMEKASKEEQKTPAQETYTPIEILGLSPRTLNSLINGGIGSIEQLVKCSEGKLSNLRGFGKKALTEVSDALKGRNLALTDDNNPEESVEN, from the coding sequence ATGCATATCATTCAGGAAGAAATCGGTCTCCCCAAATTCGATTTCAAACGCCTTGGAGACAACCATGTTCTTTTCACTTTTGCCCCACTCCCTCCAGGTTATGGAATGACTTTGGGAAACGCACTTCGACGTGTTTTGATCTCTTCATTGCCCGGCGCCGCCATCACCGCGGTTAGAATCAAAGGAATTTCGCATGAATACAGCACTCTTAAAGGGGTAAAAGACAGTATTCTTGATATCATTCTCAATCTTAAAAATGTGCAACTTAGAAAAGAATCCCGAGGAGCCACCACGGTCAAACTTAAAAAAACCGGGCCCGGCGATATTTTGGCCAAACATTTTGAATTCCCGAGTGACATTGAAGTTTTAAATCCCGATCAATACATCACCAGCCTCGATTCCAAAACCACAACATTGGAAATGGAAATCACAGTGGAAAAAGGCGTAGGTTACCGACCGGTTCAACTCGAAAAGAGCGACGTCCCGGGCTTGATGCAAGTGGATGCCAACTTCTCTCCGCTCAAACACATCCGTTACGATGTGGAATACACTCGTGTCGGCCAAATGACCAACCTCGATAAATTGATGATGGAAGTGCAAACCAACGGCGCTCTCACTCCGGAAGAAGCCCTCAAATTCGCCGCCAACATCCTCAAATCCTACTACAATCTCTTCGATATTACAGACAAAGATGTGGAACCCGAATTCGTCAGCGACTACAAGAAAATCATGGAAAAAGCGTCCAAAGAAGAACAAAAGACACCGGCTCAAGAGACCTACACTCCGATTGAAATTCTGGGTTTGTCTCCTCGCACGTTAAACTCTCTCATCAACGGTGGCATCGGATCCATTGAACAACTCGTCAAATGCTCCGAAGGCAAATTGTCCAACCTGAGAGGGTTCGGTAAAAAAGCGTTGACCGAAGTGAGCGATGCGTTAAAAGGACGCAACCTCGCTTTGACCGACGACAACAATCCTGAAGAATCGGTGGAAAATTAA
- the rpsD gene encoding 30S ribosomal protein S4 → MSRYRGPRARHCRRLGVNIYGSEKFDKILAKRNFPPGMHGQSHFSKKTEYAKQLLEKQKARLMFGLTEKQFHNYYKKAESGNGVTGEELLRLLERRLDNVIYRTGFAKTRAQARQMVGHGLFKMNGRRITIPSIQVKIGDKVEIRTKNANSPIFESVKAGKEKIKPPSWLKAEAAKLTLEVVALPEKDDLEQLIQSSLIVEFYSKS, encoded by the coding sequence ATGTCCCGATACAGAGGTCCCAGAGCGAGGCACTGCCGAAGACTCGGAGTCAACATTTACGGCTCGGAAAAATTCGATAAAATTTTGGCAAAACGCAATTTCCCACCCGGAATGCACGGCCAAAGTCATTTTTCCAAAAAAACGGAATACGCCAAACAATTATTGGAAAAACAAAAGGCGCGTCTCATGTTCGGACTCACGGAAAAACAATTCCATAACTATTACAAAAAAGCGGAAAGCGGAAACGGAGTTACCGGAGAAGAATTACTTCGTCTTTTGGAACGCCGCCTCGACAATGTGATTTACCGCACGGGATTCGCAAAAACTCGCGCCCAAGCACGCCAAATGGTGGGCCACGGTTTATTTAAAATGAACGGACGACGAATCACGATCCCTTCCATTCAAGTTAAAATCGGTGACAAAGTTGAAATTCGCACCAAAAACGCAAACAGTCCCATTTTTGAAAGCGTAAAAGCGGGCAAAGAAAAAATTAAACCACCCTCTTGGCTCAAAGCCGAAGCCGCAAAATTGACCTTGGAAGTGGTGGCCCTTCCGGAAAAAGACGATCTCGAACAACTCATCCAAAGCAGTTTGATCGTAGAGTTCTACTCCAAGTCTTAA
- the rpsK gene encoding 30S ribosomal protein S11: MANTPPPEKKSEKAPEKGAAKNAEKAGAGKSGAEPAVAPKKVSRKRRNVPEGRVNIHAGFNNTIVTVAEPSGNVLAWASSGASGFRGSKKSTPYAAQVAAENAIEKAKAYGLMKAHVFVKGIGNGREQSIRGLIAGGIEILSITDVTPVPHNGCRKRRERKV; encoded by the coding sequence ATGGCCAATACCCCACCCCCTGAAAAAAAGTCGGAAAAAGCCCCTGAAAAAGGAGCTGCAAAAAATGCTGAAAAAGCCGGAGCCGGAAAATCCGGTGCCGAACCGGCGGTGGCTCCCAAAAAAGTGAGTCGCAAACGCCGCAATGTGCCCGAAGGTCGCGTCAACATTCACGCAGGATTCAACAACACCATCGTGACCGTGGCCGAACCGTCCGGAAACGTTTTGGCTTGGGCTTCATCCGGAGCCAGCGGATTCCGCGGAAGCAAAAAATCCACTCCTTATGCCGCGCAAGTCGCCGCTGAAAACGCGATCGAAAAAGCAAAAGCCTACGGCTTGATGAAAGCACACGTGTTTGTAAAAGGGATTGGCAACGGCCGAGAACAATCCATTCGTGGATTGATCGCCGGAGGCATTGAAATTCTATCCATCACCGACGTTACACCGGTCCCACACAACGGATGCCGCAAACGCCGTGAACGCAAGGTTTAA
- the rpsM gene encoding 30S ribosomal protein S13, which produces MVRIAGVNLPPNKRMEIALTYIYGMGRSASTKLLDELNIDKNIHAKDLSEADEKKLREAITKITTEGDLRRKRAMDIKRLQDIGSYRGFRHRKRLPCRGQKTKSNARTLRGKKSVGVGSGRSKESKT; this is translated from the coding sequence ATGGTCCGTATCGCCGGCGTCAATCTTCCTCCAAACAAACGCATGGAAATTGCCCTTACCTATATTTATGGAATGGGTCGCAGTGCCAGCACAAAGCTTCTCGACGAACTCAATATCGACAAAAATATTCATGCCAAAGATTTAAGTGAGGCGGATGAAAAAAAACTACGTGAAGCCATCACAAAAATCACCACCGAAGGAGATCTTCGTCGTAAACGCGCCATGGATATTAAGCGCCTTCAAGACATTGGTTCTTATCGTGGTTTTCGCCATCGCAAACGCCTCCCGTGCCGCGGACAAAAAACCAAATCCAACGCTCGCACTCTCCGAGGGAAAAAATCCGTGGGAGTCGGAAGCGGTCGCAGTAAAGAATCTAAGACCTAA
- the rpmJ gene encoding 50S ribosomal protein L36, translating into MKVRSSVKPICEKCQVIKRKGIIRVTCKSKRRHNQRQG; encoded by the coding sequence ATGAAAGTCCGAAGCTCTGTCAAACCCATCTGCGAAAAATGCCAAGTCATCAAACGAAAAGGTATTATTCGAGTCACGTGCAAATCCAAACGACGCCACAATCAACGTCAAGGATAA
- the infA gene encoding translation initiation factor IF-1 encodes MVKQVIQVDGMVLECLPNATFKVKIEDANYPSDHPILCHLSGKMRVNYIRIIPGDNVTVELTPYDLSKGRIVYRHKGKRPPKPIAEENSSAENVPHEEIQ; translated from the coding sequence ATGGTCAAACAGGTAATTCAGGTTGACGGAATGGTACTCGAATGTCTGCCTAATGCAACTTTCAAGGTCAAGATTGAAGATGCCAATTACCCGAGTGATCACCCTATTTTGTGCCATTTGTCCGGAAAGATGCGCGTCAATTACATTCGCATCATCCCCGGAGACAACGTCACTGTTGAATTGACTCCTTACGATCTTTCCAAAGGCCGCATCGTTTACCGCCATAAAGGGAAACGCCCCCCCAAACCGATTGCCGAAGAAAATTCTTCCGCGGAAAACGTCCCTCATGAAGAAATTCAATAA
- a CDS encoding prepilin-type N-terminal cleavage/methylation domain-containing protein yields MSFRPSFTLIEITVAITLFAILATAGVVMVSNVSNAARKVEMEEYLYTEAQNLLEKIAREIQASGIDYEEYYSRNVIQVSVDPITAKTFGENYGEYHKQFFNPGSDDDYGALCVGGSISYPDPLGSGCSPNTSTFDYDTGMNPYNGSLSNPDTANAFCEGSSDCSSENSYYKTNELFLINKSGTERTYFILHNGTVPSINTVKLTGTDTDGNGLVDAWHCSDEYMCTFDSYGNQLPDPADLTKGNDDNEDFKSISPQTLYIDELTFYITPLEDPFKGYAESSTTSGGTFESVQLQPRVTIVLKAHYQTFSADGITPIDFSEAGHLLGQAPTLTLQTTVGTGVTNVIPAYTSP; encoded by the coding sequence ATGTCCTTCCGCCCCTCCTTTACCCTCATCGAAATCACGGTCGCAATCACTTTGTTCGCGATTTTGGCAACCGCAGGCGTGGTCATGGTGAGCAATGTTTCCAATGCCGCACGCAAAGTGGAGATGGAAGAATACCTGTACACCGAGGCGCAAAACCTCCTCGAAAAAATAGCGCGAGAAATTCAAGCCTCAGGCATCGACTACGAGGAGTACTACAGCCGCAATGTAATCCAAGTCAGCGTAGACCCCATCACCGCAAAAACATTTGGGGAAAACTACGGAGAATATCATAAACAATTTTTCAATCCCGGATCCGATGACGATTATGGAGCCCTTTGTGTGGGAGGATCCATTTCCTATCCTGACCCCTTGGGATCCGGATGCTCTCCGAACACAAGCACATTTGACTACGACACCGGAATGAATCCTTACAATGGATCGTTGTCCAATCCGGACACAGCCAATGCTTTTTGCGAAGGGAGTTCGGATTGTTCGAGTGAAAACTCCTATTACAAAACCAACGAACTTTTTCTCATCAATAAATCCGGAACCGAACGCACGTATTTTATCCTTCACAACGGGACGGTCCCAAGCATCAATACCGTTAAACTCACCGGAACCGATACCGACGGAAACGGACTTGTGGATGCCTGGCATTGTTCCGACGAATACATGTGCACTTTCGACTCTTACGGAAACCAACTCCCCGACCCGGCAGATCTAACCAAGGGAAATGACGACAACGAAGACTTCAAATCCATCTCCCCTCAAACCCTCTACATCGACGAACTCACTTTTTACATCACCCCGCTCGAAGATCCGTTTAAAGGATATGCCGAAAGTAGCACAACAAGCGGGGGCACTTTTGAAAGTGTTCAACTTCAACCTCGCGTCACAATTGTATTAAAAGCACACTATCAAACGTTCAGCGCAGACGGGATTACGCCCATCGATTTTTCCGAGGCCGGCCATCTCTTGGGCCAAGCCCCAACCCTCACTTTGCAAACCACGGTGGGAACAGGGGTGACGAACGTGATCCCGGCCTACACTTCTCCGTAA